In the Armatimonas rosea genome, ACCAGGTGGTGGTGGTGGGCGGTGTCCGAGGGGCCGGGGGCGGGCTCGTAGCGGTAGAAGCCCTCGCCAAACTCGGTGCGGATGAGCAGCTCGAGCCGCGTGAGCTCGTTGAGCGTCCGGTAGATCGTCACGAGGTTAATGTCCGAGCCGGTCTGCTCGTAGATATCCTGCGCCGAGAGCGGGGTCTCGCTGGCCGCAAGGAGGCGCAGGAGAACCCGACGAGGCAGCGTCCGTCGCAACCCCGCCTGCTCAAGGGTGGCTTCAAACCACTGGAGGCGCTCATCCTTGGTCATGGGTAGTTGAGGAGATTATATCACGGTGGGGTTTTTGGTATTGTTTTTTAGATGCTAATGAAATCTCATTGCATTAGTTATCGAGGTGCGATATTCTTCCCAGAGAGGAGGGGCCGGTGCGACAAGGATTTAGCCTCGTGGAGCTTATGGTGTGCATTGCTATTATTGCCATACTGTTGGCGATTGCCCTACCCACACTAGCGCTGGCGCGGGCACGGGGGCGGCAGACTGTCTGTGTGCGCAACTTGCAGCAGCTCACCATTGCGGCACGTCAGTATGCCGCCGACTACGAGGGAGTCCTGCCTCTCACCAGTCACTCAGGGAGTGAGTCCGCCTGGCTGAAGACACTCCAAGGCTACGGGATCACCCCAGCACAGGCTCTCTGCCCCGACGACCCTCTGCGCGGGCGACGCCAGCGTCAGGGGGGGACGAGCTACGCTTGGAACGAGCAGCTCCTTGGGGAGCTTGCGGCTGCCCACGATGCGGGAGCACGCCCCCAGGTCGCCTATCTGGCGGCACCGTCGCTGGAGCAGCTCGCACGCCCCGCCGAGACACTGCTCCTGCTCGAACAGAGCGAGGCCAGCGGCACCGACCTGCGCGGCGACCATATCCACAACCGGGCCTGGAAG is a window encoding:
- a CDS encoding Fur family transcriptional regulator, with the protein product MTKDERLQWFEATLEQAGLRRTLPRRVLLRLLAASETPLSAQDIYEQTGSDINLVTIYRTLNELTRLELLIRTEFGEGFYRYEPAPGPSDTAHHHHLVCDSCGSIADFEGCMVEEMLTQTVLPNNFQVASHTLTLHGTCERCQTQPSSK
- a CDS encoding prepilin-type N-terminal cleavage/methylation domain-containing protein codes for the protein MRQGFSLVELMVCIAIIAILLAIALPTLALARARGRQTVCVRNLQQLTIAARQYAADYEGVLPLTSHSGSESAWLKTLQGYGITPAQALCPDDPLRGRRQRQGGTSYAWNEQLLGELAAAHDAGARPQVAYLAAPSLEQLARPAETLLLLEQSEASGTDLRGDHIHNRAWKRFPERLCELLQSDLALARHPGGTLTTCADGHLQHFPPGALEALARQGDDPLQVPL